In Scylla paramamosain isolate STU-SP2022 unplaced genomic scaffold, ASM3559412v1 Contig81, whole genome shotgun sequence, a single window of DNA contains:
- the LOC135098785 gene encoding ran-specific GTPase-activating protein-like isoform X2 translates to MTDPDDSVVSEEGESTSRVGEHDPYFEPVVTLLEVFVVSDDDQEEEMMRLSFEISRQYKLFHYHTSESPPQWKERGMGAINILRNKQKKAVEFVQQQN, encoded by the exons ATG acagaccctgATGACAGCGTGGTGAGCGAGGAGGGGGAGTCAACCAGCAGAGTAGGGGAGCATGACCCCTACTTTGAACCAGTGGTGACCTTGCTGGAGGTCTTCGTGGTTAGTGAtgatgaccaggaggaggaaatgatgagacTGAGTTTCgagatcag CAGGCAGTACAAGCTGTTTCATTATCACACCTCTGAGTCGCCCCCACAGTGGAAGGAACGGGGCATGGGGGCCATTAACATTCTGAGGAACAAGCAGAAGAAGGCT gtGGAGTTTGTTCAGCAGCAGAATTAA
- the LOC135098785 gene encoding ran-specific GTPase-activating protein-like isoform X1 — translation MALEKTDPDDSVVSEEGESTSRVGEHDPYFEPVVTLLEVFVVSDDDQEEEMMRLSFEISRQYKLFHYHTSESPPQWKERGMGAINILRNKQKKAVEFVQQQN, via the exons ATGGCTCTTGAGAAG acagaccctgATGACAGCGTGGTGAGCGAGGAGGGGGAGTCAACCAGCAGAGTAGGGGAGCATGACCCCTACTTTGAACCAGTGGTGACCTTGCTGGAGGTCTTCGTGGTTAGTGAtgatgaccaggaggaggaaatgatgagacTGAGTTTCgagatcag CAGGCAGTACAAGCTGTTTCATTATCACACCTCTGAGTCGCCCCCACAGTGGAAGGAACGGGGCATGGGGGCCATTAACATTCTGAGGAACAAGCAGAAGAAGGCT gtGGAGTTTGTTCAGCAGCAGAATTAA